atttaaaaaattcaactttattcttgtaattataaaaataaaaataaaaaaatatatttttcacatgcaaaatGATTCGTAGGAAATTTATATAAACCaacctcttaaaaaaaatgcatgtcctcgatactattaaaaaacaaaacgtgAGATGCATATACAATCAGTGGCGGACCCAGGCTTGTAAAAATGgaggggtcaaattgaaaacaaagaatTTTGAGTgagtaaaactaaaaaaattaaaaaattaaggagtaaaattttaattttaatttttttcttttgaaaaattttggAACTTGAGGGCCTTTGCCCCTGGCCTCTATACATGTCCACCTTTGcatacaattaaaaatatacgTGCTTCTTAcgttaataaaaaaagaaaaaagaaaaaaaaaaaagaaaaaagaaaaaagaaagttattTGTAAAAATCTTTTGCCCGGATCTATACGGGGTTCATGCGAGTGTGGACGGGGTTCATGCGAGTCCCATACGTAAATTTCacaaattcaattataattcTAGAAAATGAGATGACGGCAGAAAGACGATTGACAAGAGATAAAAGAAATCATACCCCACTTGCCAAGATATGTGGCTGTTACAAACTCGTACTCTGCCTGGAACAGCCACGGCTCTAACGACATAGATTAAATCTTATCCTCTCAAACATctggttaaaaaaaatatatcaatttaattaattaatattctcaTCATTTGCTGCGAAATTTGCGCAGATCTTTCGAGATATTAGgaacaaaatatcaaatagTAATGCTGACATTtagccaaaaaattaaaaaaaaaaattggggtaattaccttttcttcccatgaactaccaaaaaatgcgcgatgcccccataaattaccaactcgaccaaaatagagcattcaactaccaaagataaccattttccccccttccgtcagtcacacgccattttaccatcattttcttcctcttttttccctatgaactaccaccatcttcctcttttcccccatgaactaccactatcttccaacatgcccccatataaaacggcacatgacccgttgaccgtttattttaacctctttgactgacggaaggggggaaaatggttgtctttggtagttgaatgctctattttggtcgagttggtagttcatggggacattgcgcattttttggtagttcatggggaaaaaggtaattacccaaaaaaaaaaaaaaaaaaaaaaaaaaaatcatagatattcatccatttttttcttttctatatctCCTAATTACAACGAATTTTCagttttatcaatttaatagtaaatttaaaaataaaatgagtagaAGCTAGGTAGGCGTGTAACAtgattcaaaacaaaattactaaTACCGTACCCTGTCACGCaatctaaaataaatatttgttcaGCCTTTTTCATGAGTAGCTAATCACCTCCGACCGAACAATCGAAAATGGCTGCGGCCACTCTCGATGAGCTATCGGAGAATAGCTACAGCTAGTAGTCTCTCCGCTGCAtttttgcttagaaaaaaagatGGGGGTTAGAAATATTTTGGTTAGTGCTTTGCAGTTTGCATGcacaatatatttgaattttggtGCTTGTCTCTACTGTATTGGGCAGAATTAGATCTTAAAAAGGACAACATTCGTAACAGATTTTGCTTATCTCACGTTTGACAATGGGGTCTTTGCAGCAGTTCCCCCGTCCATTCATTCAACCAATCCACTAAAAAGAGGGACGCAGTattatacttttaaaaattCCATAATGGGAAAACACAGCCACCATTCTTCTTTTGACTTTTTGTAGagggaaaggaagaaaaaaaaacacagggGAAGAGAAGCTCCAAGGCCTTTTGTCCTTTTTGGACAAAAAGTACCACTCAACGAAACAGTGACTTCAACAGTTCAAACTGTAGTCTTCACCCGACCATGGATATGGTCCAACCAATCGGAGGGACCTGTACCAACCATATAATTCTATGCCGTCATCATCCAGGGAACAACTAAGAAGGAACCCCAAAAAACGAAAGAATCAGCTAGCATCAGCATCGCGGCGCCTTCGCGGTCGGTCCTTTGTTTTCTTAACCATATCAAGATAATATGAACATCTGTTATCATTGTCTCCCATTATCTCCACAGGCTTCAACCATGCCTTTGTTAGAGAGTGACTGATGCAATAAGGAAGTAGTACTCGAGGATCCAGTTGTTCTCTTTCTCTATCTTGAAGTATTCTCGCCATAATTAAAGAATAGAAATTGCCCTTTGCCGAGAGAAGTGGTTTTCTTCCCTCCCTTTCTTGCGACACTCAAGCTTTTCTCTTGTGAGTGTTCTccttttgtttaaatttttatatttttttcccgTTCAATCTTTCTGGCACTTCTTCTTTGCTCTAATGTATCTTCCCATCTTTTTAGAAGATGCGTTGCCTAGCATTTCTAGCTGTGATTCCTTTCTAATGTTCTCTCTTTCAGTTTGAGATGAGTATATATTCCTTTGAACCTGATGaaattccatttttttcttaagctaAGCATATGATgggtattttttatatttaagttgCTGCTTTAATAAcacagatttttcttttttctttctgttgtCTGCCTGTTGCTGTTGGATTTAAAGTTGTTCAAATCGTATTTCAACTGTTTAATTGCCTTTGGTCCTGTCTGTCAGAACTTGGAATGggtaattctttttctttttcaagacTTCCTTGGCAAATTGGATTTCTTAATGCTTTTCAGGTTCTTTGTGCTTTGAGTTTGTTAAGCTTAGTAGCTTACTAGCTAGCTACTTGCCTTGGACAATGGTGCCCGAGTGTTCTCTTTTTGTtgtttctatatttttatattcacttctctttcctttcagTCTTTCTAGCACTTGTTCTTCCCTTCTTTTTAGAGTGTGCGGTGGTTTGCCTCGCAGGTCTACCTGTGATTCCTTTCTAATGTCCGCTCTTTCAGTTTGAGGTCAGTATGTATTCCTTGTGAGCTTTTGCAATCACCTgaaatttcactttttcttGCGCTAAGCATATGATGCTATTTCTTATGTTCAATTTGCTGCTTTAGTAACTAGTAAgacagatttttctttttttctttccttttttggttCTTGTTGTCTGCCTGTTGCTTTTGGATAAAAAGTATATCAAATCGtaattcaattatttaattgCCTTTGGTCCTGGCTTTTAGGCCTTGAAATGggtatgttttcttttcttttctaagacTTATTTGGCAAACTGGATTTCCTAATGCTTTTAAGCCTCTTTATGCTTTGAATTTGTTAAGCTTACTACTTGCCTCGGACAATGATTCTAGGTtggtttgtttttaattttagaggTGCTACTATCCCAGTTGTAAGTTGACTATGATGCCAATATGGGAGATATTCAgcatgttttggtagttttgttgagtatttccctttttcattTGCATTCTGCATGTGGGTTCTGTTTGATATAGGACGGTGAGTGGTGAAGTTCATCATTTAGTATCACCATGAATCTGGCATGGCGTGTGTCGATTTTCGCTCTTTGTATCGGAGCATTCTCAGATGGGGCTTTAAGACCAGATGTCGTGAAAGTTGGAGCTATTTTTACATTTAGCACTATCAATGGGAATGTCGCAAGGATTGCCATGAAGGCTGCTGAGGATGATGTAAATTCTGATCCGAGCATTCTTGGTGGAAGTAAATTGTCGATAGTTGTGCATGATTCCAACTTCAGTGGATTTCTTGGCATCATGGGGGGTAaacttttttattatcttttttcgTAAATACTTCTTGCCTGTTCTTATtttagctctctctcttctttttaatttggtttatttctttattttttggggggttTACTTAGTTTagcttctttttctgtttttttttgtcttttcagtaGAATGTATTCTTGTGTTGAATAACTGTATTCATGATTCATATTCCTTCATTGATCACAGCATTGAAATTCATGGAGACTGAATCCATAGCTATAATTGGTCCACAAAGTGCTGTTATGGCCCATGTACTCTCACATCTTGCCAATGAACTCCATGTCCCATTCTTGTCATTCACGGCGCTGGACCCTACCTTATCACCTCTGCAATACCCTTACTTTGTTCAAACAGCACCCAACGATGGATTCCAGATGACTGCAATTGCAGATATGATTAGTTATTATGGTTGGGCAGAGGTTGTTGCAGTTTATAGTGATGACGAACAGGGCCGAAATGGTATTACTGCTTTAGGTGATGAACTCTCAGAAAGACGCTgcaaaatttcttataaagcaGTACTTCCCCCTGACCCCACTGCAACGCAAAGTGATGTCAAGGATCAACTAGCGAAGGTTCGAATGACGGAAGCTCGAATAATTGTTCTGCATACCTTCTCCAGAACGGGTCTCTTGGTTTTTGAGGAGGCAAAGAATCTTGGGATGATGGACGCCGGGTATGTTTGGATTGCTACCACTTGGCTATCCACTGTTTTAGATTCAAATTCACCACTTTCTTCAAAAACTGCAAACTCTATCCAAGGAGTTCTGACACTTCGTCCACACACACCCGATTCAGAAAGGAAAAATGCTTTTATGTCACGGTGGCACAAGCTGAGTAATGGTTCTATCGGGTTGAACCCTTATGGATTATATGCCTATGATACTGTTTGGATGCTTGTCCATGCAGTAAAGTTGTTTCTTGATCAGGGAGGTACCATATCATTCTCCAATGATAAACGTTTAAGTCGTATGGCGGGAGGGTCTCTGAATCTTGGTGCCTTGAGCATTTTTGATGGGGGGAAGCAGTTGCTTGACAACATATTGCGGACCAATACGACAGGTTTGACCGGACCTATTCAATTTAATCCTGACAGATCTCCTTTCCGCCCTTCATATGATATTCTTAACGTAATTGAAGCTGGTTTTAGGCAGATCGGATATTGGTCTAATTATTCTGGCCTATCCGTTGTGACCCCGGAGAAACTTTACGCAAGACCGCCAAACCGTTCAAGTTCAAGCCAGCATTTATACAGTGTGGTATGGCCTGGAGGAACAACAGAGAAGCCTCGAGGGTGGGTTTTTCCAAACAATGGAAGGCAATTGAGAATTGGAGTTCCAAACCGAGTTAGTTTCCGGGACTTTGTCTCACAATCCCGAGTAAATGGTACTGATAAAGTCCAAGGATATTGCATAGATGTATTTCTCGCTGCCATAAAATTGCTTCCATATCCAGTTCCATATAGGTTCATTCTGTTTGGAGATGGCCATCAGAATCCAAGCTACGCCGAGCTTGTACATATGGTCACATTGAATGTGGGTACAACTTAATgagaaaatacaattttttttcttacagaTAGAAGGCCGAGTATACTGCTCCAACTGATGCTCTGACTTTGTTTTGCAGGATATTGATGCTGCTGTAGGCGACATTGCAATTGTCACAAACAGAACAAAGGAAGTGGATTTTACTCAGCCATATATAGAGTCAGGACTAGTTGTGGTGGTTCCAGTCATGAAGCTAAATTCAAGAGCTTGGACATTTTTCCAACCATTTACTCCATTCATGTGGGGTGTCACAGCagcttttttctttattattggAGCTGTTGTGTGGATTCTTGAACATAGAACAAATGATGAGTTCCGAGGTCCTCCTAGGAAACAACTAGTCACACTTCTATGGTGAGTACTTGGTATATTGGACATAGATTTTATtagtgtgtatgtatatatatcaacatGTGACTTTCATGCTTAAAAGGGAAAGAACAACTTGTTTTGAATGTGAAAACAATAGAATGAAACTTGCCTAGCTTACATGAATGAAACCAGCAGATCTTAGAAAGAATATGAGACAGGAAAATTTTCTCAGCAGCCCTCTTACTCTTGCAGAGTTGTTTCATCCACAACCCTTTACCTCCTAATTCTAGTACCCctgctcttctttttcttggttcATGATTATGATGTCCCTACAAATCAGAGGCATTCGTAAAAAATCCGAAAATTCATCTGGATCCATATATAGCAATGGAACTCCTTGAAATGGTACTCCACAAGATTATATGGGAGAAAAGATCATCTTAGGcaatcattctctctctctctctctctctctctctctctctctctctctctctctctctctctctctctctcatactttTTACTTTGTggaataattataatatatcaGACTAGCTAAAGATTGAGCCTGTTTTGAGATCATATTTCACAATTCATCCTCTTAAAAATCAAGTCAAATTTTTGCATCAGTTTCTGTTCGACTTATAACTTTCTCATATGCCTTTATTTTCTGTCTTTGCAGGTTTAGCTTCTCTACTATGTTTTTTGCACATAGTAAGTCTTTCCATTTTTACACTCCTGGACCTTAATAGTAGCTTATTCAATAATGCCAACCGTGGATTTCTTGGAATtttcaggagaaaatacattgAGCACACTTGGTCGCATGGTGCTTATCATCTGGCTTTTCGTTGTTCTCATCATCAACTCAAGCTATACTGCAAGCCTGACATCACTCCTCACAGTGCAACAGCTTTCCTCCCCCATCACGGGAATTGATACCTTGGTGAGCAGCAATGCACGTATAGGATTCCAAGTAGGATCTTTTGCTGAAAACTATTTGACAGAGGAGCTCAGCATCCCAAAATCTAGACTTGTTGCTCTTGGCTCACCAGAAGAATATGCTGCTGCCCTCAAGAACAAAACTGTTGCTGCAGTGGTGGACGAACGGCCATATATAGAGCTCTTCCAGGCAGACCACTGCCTGTTCTCGGTTAGAGGCCAAGATTTCACCAAAAGCGGTTGGGGATTTGTGAGTATATCAAAATGGAGttagttaaataatttttttttttcatttctacaCCTGTTAATCTAATTGGTTTGTGATCTTTCAAAACTACTTGGGTTTGAATAGATCTTGAGGAAATTTTTTGCTGAATTCTAAATGCTTGCAGGTTGATGTTTATGCAAGTTATTTATGTCAGAAGTAAATTGCAAAGTACGcgaaatgctaaaaaataaaagtaaatcaTATATAGAGTAATTGATCCACAATGTTAATAAAGGAGGATGGAACCATAATATCCCTGTAAGTTATTAGACATATGTgggaagccaaaaaaaaaaaagaatgtgaaCTGAGGCTGCTCAAAAAGGTATGATCGCCTAAGATCCAACTGAAAATATGATATAAACGAGCCTTAATAAATGGTAAAATTGTTTAGGCTGCAGTAATGGACCATGTACATGAACATTTTCTCAGCATCTCCCCtgttatctttttttcttttgaaggcATTTCCAAGAGACTCTCCTTTAGCAGTTGACATGTCTACTGCCCTGCTCGCTGTATCTGAGAATGGGGAGCTTCAGAAGATCCATGACAAGTGGCTGTCGAGAAAAGCTTGTGATTCCCAGGCAGCGGGTCTAGTATCTGATCAGCTTCAGTTACAAAGCTTCTGGGGCCTATTTCTCATCTGTGGCATAGCATGCTTTCTTGCTCTCCTAGGACACTTTTGTTTGGTGATGTACCAGTTCATCCGGCACTCCCCCGAAGAACCTGATCCTCATACCGCCGTTACTGGCAGCTCACGTTCCGGACGCGTCCAGACATTCTTTTCATTTGCAGACAAGAGGGAAGACCCGTGGAAGAGCTATTCGAAAAGAAAACGCAGGGAGTCGTCATTGAATGGTTATGGTGATGAAGGTGAACCAAGGGATACGTCTAGGAGCCTTGAAATAGAGGAGAGCAGCTCCCCTCCAATTGGGGAGCCTCCTTTTTCTTCCCATTTTCATGTGTAAAAAAAGACATCAGAGGGCTAAAATGTTGCCATGCCACCCTGCTAACGTCGACCAGCTTCTTCTCCATTGCCGATGAGACTCGGCTTCATTAACTGAATATTCTCTTGGCTGTCCTAATTAACTGTGTCATACTAATTTCTCAGGAATTAAGAGTGCATGAAGAGATCTTCTGGCTTGGTGCCTcgttttgctttgttttgttgtagtCTGTAGCCTGTAGGTGTTTCAACTCATAGATGGTCTAACAAAAGGAATGATTCATTGCAAATATACATGATGATATTATCTCTTGTAATACTTGAAAAGGGCATATTACATACGGACTcgtccttgtaatttttttctttcttaatatcTCTTCCAAATTACATGTCTTGGTACGAGCAATCTGTCgtaaatgttatttagtagattgttatatgACTATCATACAATTAGGATGACGTAACAGTAAAAATTagtctttaatttaattttattttataagtaccAAACAAATGGcaaatttttactgtcacatcatcaaattacatcacaatattttttttaaattctgacTATTGATTAATTaagatattattatattaatatttataacttTTAGAATATGGTAAAATACGACTgagttggtaatttttttagttaaataagaaaaaaatttattatataatcaATCAATTAAATGTCATATGGTGATAGCATACAGGAAAACTCCTAATACTTGAATCATCCCTTGCACGAGTATCAAATAAACTTGAGATTCAAAACTCAGTCAACAATATTAAGTTGGTAAAATTGATAAATGTTGATGTTAGAACAGTTTTGGTCGTGACTGGACTGCTCCAAACTCGATCACACGTGGGCCAGTTCttgcaaaagagaaagaaataagctaAAGAGCTTATCGGGATGTGCGAGCAGAAGATAACTCTGACGCTTAAGTTATATATGGTTCTAAAAGAAGACAACAAGAACCAAAAGAAGAGTTTTTTGCCTTACAGAAAAATTAGTCAGAATCTCTCATACATTGGCTAAGTGCGGTTTATGCAGGAGCTACACATTGATCGTAGTCGTGATGACTAGTCTCCCTGCCCCCTTAGACCTTTTGACTAGAAGGGGAGTTGGTATGGCTAGACAACATATGTCATCACTCATCAGGTTGTGGAGTCCTTAGTTATTGGAATGAGGAATTAATGGGACATTGGTCATGTCCGAGTACTGAGGACCACCACGTGCACTACAACCGTAAGTCAAAATCGTCGAATAAGTGAGATAATCCAAAGATACTATTTTATGCAAGTCTAATCAATTACTGACCGAACCTCATAATTTGAGTTAATGGGGGCTCTTGGTGGCGATCGTGGCAGACACTTGGGTCCAACCCAAGATCGGTTGTGAGCTTTGATAATGAAGATGAGTGGTGGTCCCGATCGGTGTTCGGGCTTACAACAAACAAATGTTGTTGGTGGGCTCCAATCATTGGTGGGCTGGATTGAACCGATTTCTTCAATCGCAACCGGGCGGCCCAACTCCCAACAATTaatataatacaattttaattatgtaaataaataaataattaagattcGAGAAAATTTACTGAAATTTGGAGATCGTGGACCAGTGTGTGGTCATATAGAAGAATAAAAACTCGGCCCATGGTGATCATCCCTGTATCTCCCATTTCCatcctctctctcgctctctctctctctgcctgtTAAACCCTAACataagcctctctctctctctgaggcACGTGCAATGGCCATTTGCTTCCAAGCTCCAGTGAAGCCCATCTGCGTGCGACCCTCCATCACCTTCTCCTCCACACCCAAACCTCAGTCTTTGCGCTGCAACCTCTCTGTTCCGATCAGAACCCAAGTCTCCGAACCCGAACCCGTTCTGACCTCCGTCAAGACCTTTGCGCCAGCCACCGTGGCCAACCTCGGCCCGGGTTTCGATTTCCTGGGCTGCGCTGTGGACGGCCTCGGCGACTTTGTGTCGCTCTCCGTCGACCCCAATGTCCACCCGGGCCAGATCTCCATCTCCCACATCTCCGGCGACGCTTCCGGCAAGCTCAGCAAGAACCCCAACTGGAACTGCGCCGGCATCGCCGCCATCGAGGTCATGAAGATGCTTGGCGTCCAATCGGtcggtctctccctctctctccacaAGGGCCTTCCCTTAGGGAGCGGCCTCGGCTCCAGCGCCGCAAGCGCCGCGGCCGCGGCGGTCGCCGTGAACGAGATCTTCGGCGGGAGGCTCGGGCTGGAGGAGCTCGTCCTCGCCGGGCTGAAATCGGAGGAGAGAGTATCCGGTTACCACGCAGACAATGTAGCACCGGCGATCATGGGGGGTTTCATTCTGATTCGAAACTACGAGCCCTTGGAGCTAATGAGGCTCAACTTCCCTGCCGAGAAAGACCTCTTCTTTGTCCTCGTGAGCCCGGACTTCGAGGCACCCACGAAGAAGATGCGCGCGGCTTTGCCTACAGAGATCGGAATGGCGCACCATGTGTGGAATTGTAGTCAGGCTGGCGCACTGGTGGCGTCTGTGTTGCAGGGGGACCTTGTGGGGTTGGGCAAGGCGTTGTCCTCGGATAAGATCGTGGAGCCGAGACGAGCGCCTCTGATTCCGGGCATGGAGGCGGTGAAGAAGGCGGCGATCGAGGCCGGGGCG
The sequence above is drawn from the Alnus glutinosa chromosome 11, dhAlnGlut1.1, whole genome shotgun sequence genome and encodes:
- the LOC133881641 gene encoding glutamate receptor 3.2-like, coding for MNLAWRVSIFALCIGAFSDGALRPDVVKVGAIFTFSTINGNVARIAMKAAEDDVNSDPSILGGSKLSIVVHDSNFSGFLGIMGALKFMETESIAIIGPQSAVMAHVLSHLANELHVPFLSFTALDPTLSPLQYPYFVQTAPNDGFQMTAIADMISYYGWAEVVAVYSDDEQGRNGITALGDELSERRCKISYKAVLPPDPTATQSDVKDQLAKVRMTEARIIVLHTFSRTGLLVFEEAKNLGMMDAGYVWIATTWLSTVLDSNSPLSSKTANSIQGVLTLRPHTPDSERKNAFMSRWHKLSNGSIGLNPYGLYAYDTVWMLVHAVKLFLDQGGTISFSNDKRLSRMAGGSLNLGALSIFDGGKQLLDNILRTNTTGLTGPIQFNPDRSPFRPSYDILNVIEAGFRQIGYWSNYSGLSVVTPEKLYARPPNRSSSSQHLYSVVWPGGTTEKPRGWVFPNNGRQLRIGVPNRVSFRDFVSQSRVNGTDKVQGYCIDVFLAAIKLLPYPVPYRFILFGDGHQNPSYAELVHMVTLNDIDAAVGDIAIVTNRTKEVDFTQPYIESGLVVVVPVMKLNSRAWTFFQPFTPFMWGVTAAFFFIIGAVVWILEHRTNDEFRGPPRKQLVTLLWFSFSTMFFAHRENTLSTLGRMVLIIWLFVVLIINSSYTASLTSLLTVQQLSSPITGIDTLVSSNARIGFQVGSFAENYLTEELSIPKSRLVALGSPEEYAAALKNKTVAAVVDERPYIELFQADHCLFSVRGQDFTKSGWGFAFPRDSPLAVDMSTALLAVSENGELQKIHDKWLSRKACDSQAAGLVSDQLQLQSFWGLFLICGIACFLALLGHFCLVMYQFIRHSPEEPDPHTAVTGSSRSGRVQTFFSFADKREDPWKSYSKRKRRESSLNGYGDEGEPRDTSRSLEIEESSSPPIGEPPFSSHFHV
- the LOC133882921 gene encoding homoserine kinase, with the protein product MAICFQAPVKPICVRPSITFSSTPKPQSLRCNLSVPIRTQVSEPEPVLTSVKTFAPATVANLGPGFDFLGCAVDGLGDFVSLSVDPNVHPGQISISHISGDASGKLSKNPNWNCAGIAAIEVMKMLGVQSVGLSLSLHKGLPLGSGLGSSAASAAAAAVAVNEIFGGRLGLEELVLAGLKSEERVSGYHADNVAPAIMGGFILIRNYEPLELMRLNFPAEKDLFFVLVSPDFEAPTKKMRAALPTEIGMAHHVWNCSQAGALVASVLQGDLVGLGKALSSDKIVEPRRAPLIPGMEAVKKAAIEAGAFGCTISGAGPTAVAVVESEEKGERVGERMAEAFWREGSLKAVKAVKKLDRVGARLVS